The proteins below are encoded in one region of Desulfomonilaceae bacterium:
- a CDS encoding PRC-barrel domain-containing protein produces MKKLLLIGLGLVMLMASFGFAADEPAKAPAPASVTAPAAAPAPPVAGSETVVLGVTVTELTNVVNGWSVKKKVIGKRVYNDKKEKVGTVEDIIIAPDKVVTYAIIGVGGFLGVDKHDVAIPIKQFKVVDGKFTLPGATKDAIKKMPAFKYAK; encoded by the coding sequence ATGAAGAAACTGCTTTTGATAGGCTTGGGGCTGGTGATGCTCATGGCCTCTTTTGGTTTTGCCGCGGACGAACCTGCAAAGGCCCCTGCCCCTGCGTCGGTCACTGCTCCTGCAGCAGCCCCTGCGCCTCCTGTGGCCGGTTCGGAGACCGTAGTTTTAGGCGTAACGGTTACAGAGTTAACAAATGTGGTCAACGGTTGGAGCGTCAAGAAAAAAGTCATAGGTAAGCGAGTCTACAACGATAAGAAGGAGAAAGTCGGTACGGTAGAAGATATTATCATCGCTCCCGATAAGGTCGTTACCTATGCAATAATCGGGGTTGGAGGATTCCTGGGCGTGGACAAGCATGACGTCGCCATTCCGATCAAGCAATTTAAAGTGGTAGATGGAAAGTTTACATTACCTGGCGCAACAAAAGACGCCATCAAAAAAATGCCCGCCTTCAAGTATGCAAAATAG